The Heliangelus exortis chromosome Z, bHelExo1.hap1, whole genome shotgun sequence genomic sequence TTTCATTCAATCAATATATTTGCTTACTCCTTTGTGTAACTGAGAATGTACCTTTTACTGTGAATATGTAACCTTTTACTTTCATCCATGCTGTAGCAGATGTGCACcgtttaaaaaaacaacctaatCTCTCTGAATGACTCCAAGGCCATCCTCCTTTTTAGCAGGCTCTGAACCTACTTACTGCCTCCTAAATTGCTCATACTCACAGATTaggcaagagaaaaagaagggatgTCTGAAACAGTGGTATGAAATAGGCAGAACAAAACACAAGGGGCGGAAAGACAGTGAAAAAGCCCACTATAGTAGGTGGCATGTAAGCATGAAAGTGGAAGCTCTGTTGGTTCAGGGATCAATTTAGCAGCAGGACCACAGTGGTCAGGCGGACTGCCGCTCCGGTGAGGCAAAGCCCCTGCTCTGGGGTGCGGCAGTGACAAACAAACATCCCTACTTCTCACCTTAACTCTGACACTCTCTGAAGGTGTGTGCCGACCTATAACGATTGTCACCACTGTCAGCTGGCATAGCCGAGGGCACGAGAGCCGCCTAAGGTTTGCTGGGCTCGCTTCCCGGGCAGGTTGATTTCACACGTTGTGAGCCGCACTACTCCGTTTTTCTTAAGTATTTCTGACTCTTCTAAAAAATAACGGATAGAGTCTGTGTAAGCGAGTTCCTCGCTGCACAAACGAACGCATGCCCGCCCGAGGCTCCGCTAGGCCCCGGCTGCCAGAGGGGAAGAAGCGGCCGGCCCGCCGGGCACCTGAGGGAACGGAGAAGGGCCCGGGCGGCGGCGCCGCGACCCCGGCGGATCACACGCACCCTCGGCTGCTCGGAGCCGCTGAGAACCCGTCTGCCTGCCGGGCGCCGAGTCTCGGGCTCTCCGGACCCCTCCTCTAACACCGAGCGGCCGTTTCGCCGCCGCCGCTGCACCGGGGAGCGGAGACCTCCCCACCCAGTCCCGTCCAGTCCCGTCCCGCCCCGTCCAGGAGCGGTGCCCTCCCGCCGCCCCGCAGAAGGCCTCGCCCGGCCCCTCGCCCGCCCCTCACCGGCCCCTCTCCCGGCCAATCGCGCAGCGCCCTGTTGGCTCTGCCGGGCACCCGCAGCTCGGCCCAAGATGGCGGCGCGCTGGCAGCGGGGCGGCCTGGCGTTGGCGCTCCTCGGCGGTGCCCTGTTGGCCTGGGGCCGCCTGCCGATCGCCCTCGGGCaggcggcgggggcggcggaAGGCTCGGCGGCAGCTCAGCCGCACCGCCGGTTTGAGTACAAGTACAGCTTCAAGGGGCCGCACCTGGTGCAGGCGGACGGGACGGTGCCGTTCTGGGTGCACACGGGCAGTAAGTgccgggcggggggcggcggggcgcgagcagagccgggccgggccgggccggaccggaccgCGCCACGTTACTGCCGGGCGGGCAGCTGTGGCGGCGCCGCGGGAGACTCGTAACTCGCGATACCTGCGGGGAAGGCGCGGGAAGGAGCCGCTGCAGGTCGGGCCCGGCCCCCTGTGGTTCGGCTCCGGGGGTCGCCAGGGTGATGGCGGGGGGGGCTccagtgctctgcagctgccGGAGGGAGCAGCTCCGGGCTCGCCCCATCGCTCCCCCGCCCCCCTCGGCACCGCCCGCCGCGGGCAGGTGGCACCGAGCCCCCCGGTGCCCCGCCCGTCGGTCCCGGTCCCGCCGGGTACCACCTAGCTCTCCAGGGACCGGGAGGCACCGCGACCCAGTGCCGTTCTGGTGCTGCGGCGGCGGCCGGGGCGGTGCGGGGCAGTGGTGATGTGTCACTTACCCGGCACCCCGGGGGGACAGGAGCCCTCCTGGAACCCGGAACATCAAACCTGGAATTGGCGATTGAACCCGGGCGGGTCGGAGTTTATTGGACGCAGTTTATGCAGTTGATGTGCCCTCTGTAGCAGGGGCTGAGGATTCAATTGTACTCACACTCTGGACTTCTATAACCCCCTCCATGTaaattgtatttgtatttactGTATGCActgctctctctgcctttgtaTAGTTTGTCTGCAGAAACTTCTgctgtgttggtttgttttgttgtgtggggggttttttgtttgtttttttgtttggtttgggtttttttttttttttgatagtcAAGTTTATATTGCTTAATTCATTAGTGTTAATTTTCAAATCTTACTTGACATACTACAAGTGGTATGAAGGAGTCTGGCCATAGATGAGatattttcatgcatttttaaaacagataatcacaaaaataaatgttatttaataCAAATGAATGAACGTCAAAATTTATGCCTATTCTTTTAAACTAttacacagaaaacacaaccacctgtttttaaaaagcagaatggaAATTTGTGATTTGTGAGAAGTCATGTGGAATAGAGCAGAAAGCTGaacctgttttggtttttattagTTGATTTAATATCTATCTTTGCAGCAAGGCCAATGATCTATTTAAGTTTGTGTGGTGGTCTGGAATGTAATGCAGTAGTAATCGAGCTGTTCAGAGTAAAGGTGTGGGGGTTTGGGGATTTTCCTCCTCTCAGGTGTCTGAGTATTAAAAGGATATTTTGAAAGCTGTTCTCTAGTTGAGAAGACTAGAAATTTTGTGAGTTTAGAAGGCTTGTTAAGTTGCTAGTTAATCACTTGCAATACTTAAGTATATTCAGTGTTGGTTCCTTTCCTTTCTAGATGCCATACCAAGTGCAGATCAGATTCGTATAACAACATCTTTGAAGAGCCAAAGAGGATCAGTGTGgacaaaaaacaaatcaatatTTGAATACTGGGAAGTTGAAGTTACCTTCCGAGTTACAGGGAGAGGCCGCATCGGAGCCGATGGATTGGTATGAAGAATTTGATctacctgaaaaagaaaaaaaaattaaaaatagatacactttaaaaaaatgaatctcAATTTATGactctttcttgctttctgtaaCAGGCAATCTGGTTTACAGAAGAGCAAGGCTTGGAAGGTCCTGTGTTTGGGGCAGCTGATAAATGGAATGGCGTTGGAATTTTCTTTGATTCCTTTGACAATGATGGAAAGGTTAGTTGGAAACAAACTCTTTTAGCAAATAAATAACTTTCCTGCCTGTTTTGTACATACAACTGTGCAGAAGAAAGTCAGATGTTATTTTCCTATTCTCCCTTcactttgaaatgaaaaataaaaacgGCAAAGTTTCCCATACAGAATTTTACTAGactttttcacacttttttttaattttgaaagttgATGTGTAACATAATCAGTGACCACTGAACATCAGTTCATTTGTTAGGCTTGGAGGGAAAATAACCAATACATAAATGTACAAGCTGACACTTGGAACGTCTGTGCACAATTTGAAATGTTGATATATCTGAAGATGTGTGCTTTGGAAGACGTATATTCTACCAAAGCACAGCTCTATGGAAACACACATTTCCATGTCtgtcttgctctttttcttggaaaaaatatgCTGTAGTTCAGCAGCAAAAATTCTGCAGCAAATAGGGGTGACACTTGCTGCTTCAGTTTTCCAATCCAGAGTGATCCtggaaaacttttaaaaattcatagttggtctgttttgcctttttttttttttttttttcttttcctttcttgcatCAATTTGGCTTGCTTTTGGTTGTTTTAGATATATTTTTGTAGgtgtacaattttttttcctatacatGTCCTTTTACCAACTTCATAATATATAAAAGTTGAAGGACTGAAGGtggcatttatttttgtgaTCTTTAAAGACAAGTCATAGACTTATGGGGTGTTAAAACTTCataggtacttttttttttcctaactacTTGCATCAATATGAACACTGACATAGTTCAGCTGGCTGGAGATACCATCTACAAAAAAGTGCATTTGGACAATACCATTTGCCTGAACTTTGATAGCTCTGGGGTTCTGATCTTGACAAGTTTAGTCAGTTGGGTGTGAAACCTTTTTTTAGAAAGCAATGATGTGCCACTTCTCGTCAAAATGAAAGTCTGTGTCATGCCTGTGTTGGTCTGACGTGTCTCAAACACTGGAGTTTGTAGGACTCCCTTTAATGACAGCCTGCTGTCTTCTTCATTCCCAGTGTGGAGGAATTCTTCCTGTTGCTGTTCCATTGTGCTCACAGGAATGTTTGGTGCTGTAGTTGTTTTCAGATGAATATACTAGCATTCAGAACCAGACTTCATCTAGTACTGCAAACTGAAAGCACTCTGATTATGATGCTAATTTTAAAACGCTAAgtgcttttcttctcattcttctAAGGCTGTAGGTTATACTGGagttgattttttatttctctgtaaaagTAGTAAAAGTAGTGACAGAATGACACAGTGTCTcttaggaaatttttttccagtgttataTAGCCAAAGTTGGATGTGTTAAGTCATCTGTTAATTTCAAGGTCTGTATTTTCACTCTCTGTCAATTAGTCCTATCTGTGGCTTCCATATTTCTGGATTTGACAAGTGATGGTCATTGGTAGTATATCCAGGAACTTAAATGTCTGGGTTTTTTCATCCCTAACTAAGCAAAGCACAACATAGTACTGCTCAGTCATTTTGCCTCTCTAATCCTGAAGtacagaaagaaatttaaaaaaaacccaacatctgTAGTGTATCTGTCATGTAATGACTTCAGATGCTTTATTGTAGAAAGGCTACTGGTGATGATAATTACTGTTTCACTTTAAGTTAAACTATTCCATTtgtttgttatttcttttttccagaaaaacaatCCTGGAGTGATTGTTGTAGGCAACAATGGAAAACTTCTGTATGACCATCAGAAGTAAGTTTGTGTTTGTGATggatgtttggttttgtctgaTGAACTCCTTACACCCACAAAGGTTTCTTTCATATGGAACTTGGCTGCATTTTTCTATTGGCTAAAACACCATTTTGCAGTAACAGGACAGAAACTGACAACTGATGGATATTTAAATGGCATATGTCCTTTGGGATGGGTGACCTCAGAAAAATGGAGGTACAGAATTTTTGTCTCTGTTGCTTCTGGATATCGTTCACAGTAAATAACTGACAGAAGTGGCTGATGGAAAGCTAGCTGCCTGTTACTAAAATgaatttagttttaatttccaattGCTTATTGTCAACAgcaaaactgacattttttgatttattCTCTGAGGAGACAGGTGTCCAGCTTAGTTGATGCAGCCTGGACTTTAGCCTATTTCCATCTCAGTTCACAGGTGGGGGAATACATTTTAGGAACAAACAGATTGCCCTGTTATTGCATTCTGTCTCTATTGTGTCCTGTAGAAAGCATCTATTACTGTTAATCCCAGGCTTCAGGAatctctgctcttgtgagagaGGTTTTGAAAAACTTGAATTTTGAAAAACTCTTAATGATGTTGCTGAGTGGTACATTGGCACTTTTTGTCTCAGCTGATAAAGCATAAGATACAGTTTTATGCAAGTTGTCTTCTTGCATAGTGATGGTTCCACTCAAGCATTGGCATCCTGTCAGAGGGACTTCCGTAACAAGCCCTATCCTGTTCGAGTAAAGATAACATACTACCAAAAAACATTGACTGTAAGTACTCTGAAATTACATCATTACTTGTGTACTTGTATTTATCAGCTTTTTAAGTGGGAGAATGGGAGAACTACTTGAAAACCTAAAGGCCCCATATGTAAATTCCAATATTCTTGAAAATGTTGAGCTCAGTAACTGAAGTTGGAAGGAGGTACAGTATGTTCAAACATTAGATGAGTTTTTAGCTCTATTAGTGCTTTTGTAGCTTCCTGGGCTGACTCAAGCAGGCATTGCTGATTTGTCTGGTACACAGGAGTTGGTAATGCTAATGGAACTCATAGGGGCTTTACCCCTTCTGTTGTTGTTGACTTGCTTGTAGAGGTGTCCCAGCCAGTGTCTGTTCCCCAGCTGCTGAGTGGCTGAGCAGTTCCTTAACTTGAATGCTATTTTTCAAGCTGCTCTCAGAGCTCCAAAGGGTTTTGCAGCTGATTGTGAGAGGTCCTTGAAATGTGACTAAAAAACCAAAGCTTGCTCTTTGACATTAGATTTAGATTTGCTACTTGAGGCTTCAGTAGTGCTTTGAAGATTAAGATAGAAAACACTGGTATAGAGAAGTCTTCAAGACTTCTTAAATACTATTCATGTGACTGTGAATTCCTCCTAGATAAGGTGAGAAAAATACTGGCGTGGTGCTGGGTTCCAACAGCTGTGAAGTGTATATTTCTTGGCTTCTGATTTGTCTTGAAAAGGTGCTGTTCACAGATATTAGCCATGAAAGACACAGCTGTCATTTTGTAGTGAAAGTTTCTTTCTCTAAAAGTAAACATGAATGCATCTAAAAGAGGGTGGGCCTTGTACCATCTTGTAATGGTAACAGCATTACTcttgaatgaaaattaaatttcagacTTCAAGGCTGCTCTGTTTTGAATGTACCTGGTCCCTGATGGTTCCTTACCTAGGAACTCCTCTGGCCCAAATGTTGCTGCTAACCTTAGCCATTCTGCAGGTGCATCAGTGGAGGAAGAGTGACTCACTCTAAGCTTAGAATCAACTTAAGGATGGTAAGGGATGACTCTTCTGGATCAGACCAAAAATTTGTGTTGCCCACAAACTTACTGGGATTTATCCTTTTGATACGCTGGCCTTTAACATAATCACTGAATCAGGGATTTCTTGAATCAGTTGGCATTATTATGCCATcatcagtttaaaaatacagtaattccagtttggaagggacctacaacaATTATCTAGTCCAGCTGCCTGACCCTGCTGATCAGAAGTTAAAGCATGTTATTACGGGTCCAGTCCAGACACCTCAAACACTGCCAGGCCTGGGGCACCGACCCCCTCTCCAGGAACCCTGTGCCAGGGTTTGACCACCttcttggtaaagaaatgcttcttcATATCCAGTCTCAATCCCTTGCTCTGCCAACCTGGTTGTCTACCCCTCTTGCTTGACTTCAGACACAGTGGCGCTGCCTGCTCTTCTGCAGCATTCTTATAACTGAAATTAGTAACTTCCATATGTGTCTGAATTCTATGCAGTATAGATGTGACATAtagaaaatgctgaattctCTCTATGCTGTGCTTTGAatcagaccttttttttttaaatagaaaactaaaacattttctttgtaaaaagtgtctttcagaagagaaatatGTTTTGGTCTTTAGTATCAGACACTGACTTACCTGATAAATTGTATTTGTGACCattactgtaaaaaaacctaaatatatatacatatgtggTAAAAATTGTGTTTGTTCTTTTAGGTATTAATTAATAATGGCTTTACTCCAGATAAAGAAGACTATGAATTTTGTGCGAAAGTGGAAGAGATGGTGTTGCCATCACACGGATATTTTGGAATATCTGCAGCAACAGGGGGACTTGCAGGTAGCAAATGTTAAAAATTGTGGGACTTGCAGAAGAGGTAttggggtttgttggttttgcttttttcctgctagcATTGATTCTTTTTTAATCATGATGAAGTAATTAAacctctccccttcccaaaTTACTGGCACACTTAGGCCTTTTCCTGGCTAGAGCAGAAGGACTTTGCACACTGTCTTTGTCAGGACAAACTGAGTCTCATTTCTCACTGCATAAACTCTTGGGAGGACTGGGCAGATTCTGCTGCATGGAGATGTTTTACAAGTGCAAGGCTGACCTGGGAAGTACCAGGATTTTTAACATGGGTCAGCAGGGCTGTAACagtggtttttctttgtttgttgaGTACAGATGATCATGATGTCCTGTCTTTTCTGACCTTCCAGTTGACTGAGCCTGGGAAGGAAGTAGTAAGTATCTTTACACCTGATGAGTAAAATATGCTATTGTATGTTTTATATGTAGCATCAGATTATGGCACCTCCTCTGATGTCATACTTGGCATCCCTCTTTCAGGATTATGGCATGCAGCTGTGCAGTCATCTGGTTTAGAAAAATTACTAATGCTGTAATATTTCAGTAACACTTTGACATATTCAAGATGCAACATTGAATCAACAAAAATCCTGATGTTAAAGCAAGacatgcagagaaaacaaataaataagtacattttgtttgaaaagtgGACAAAAGAATCTGTTCTTGCTTTCAGCTTCCCATACCTCCAGAAAACTTCTCTATCTCTAAGCAGCATTTACCCTTGTGAAAcccaatttctttttaatcacaGAAAGTACACATgtagtggggaaaaaagctaTGGGTTTCCATAGGAATGTCTGGTTTCTTACTTAAGCTTAATATATTAATGTGCAGCACTAACTGTGTTATGTCTTCATATCTGAAATCTGAACAGCCTGGCTGGAGGGCTAAGTTACACAGGAGTGGTGGATAACATGGAAAAAatctccccctctgcccctccttTGATAATGTTTTACAGCCAACACCAGATGCAGAAATTCctcagaaagataaagaaaagtATCAAGAAGAGTTTGAACACTTTCAACAAGAATtggataaaaagaaagaagaatttcaAAAGGAACATCCTGATGTGCAAGGACAGCCAGGCAAGTTATTTGAGCAATTATTCAGTGTCAAGGAAAATGCTTGCTTTCTGGGATGATGAGAAGCAGGGCCTGATCTCTGACTGGTCTTGCTCAGCTCCTACTAATGATGTCTACTTTAAGAATCCTTAATCTTGTATTTGTAAAGTGTTTTCTGGACTATAAGGTCCCTTTTATCATGCCAGGATtgagaacaaaacaaaggaacagaaacatgATGGGAACGATGAGAAACTGCATAGAACAGTAGAAGGGGGAGAACCCCGCGCATCCGTCTGCGAAGTGATGATGAAGGAAGCAGGGCCTTTTTGGTTATTTGAAAATGTACTTGAGTGGTTGTCTTTTTGGTTGCTTCTACACATTCCtaacaaatgtttcttttccatcttaTTTTATGGATGGTCATTCAAGATGGGCTAGTGGATATGCTGGAACATGAATTTActtgaaaaaagctttttaatgctttcctGATGGTTGGCATGTATTGAGTTCTGTTACTTGCAGCACCTCAGCATTAGCTGCCATTCAGTGTTAAATTTGGGTTGGCTAATAATCAAATTTCCAGCTTAAAAACTGTGGGCTTTTATTATTTAAGTTTGACTGGGTAAAATCGAATTGCCCCTTCCACTACTGATACCACACATCCGCAGCTCTTAGCAAGTACTGACTTAAAGGtacttcaggctgaacagcatTTTGCTActgttttgaaattatatttagtTCAGGGAAATTATAATGACTTTTGGCCACTTTTTTGAGTGCTTTGattttgattgttttgctttggaatGTGGGTATTTTGTGAATTTgcttgggttgggttttttgtttttttttttttagagctggGCAAACCTGAATTTTGTgtgtatttgaaaatataacGGAAGCCagtttgtttcttattttaatgCTTATAGGGAATGAAATATGTAAGAACTACccgtgtttttttttttagcagcgGATGATCTTTTTGAGACTGTAAGTGATCGTGAACTGAGGCAAATATTTGAGGGGCAGAATCGAATCCATCTTGAAATCAAACAGCTGAACAGGCAGTTGGACATGATTCTGGATGAGCAGAGGAAATACGTCTCTGCAGTCACAGATGAGATTGCTAAAAGAGGAGCTGGTTTTCCAGGTCAACATGGACAGGTAAAAAAGAACCACACTGACTGATATCTTGGGATTATTTCATCCACACAGTCAatttggttttttccaagataatgatcttttttttcccccactacCCCTGACAGGTTACCCAGCAAGGGACTGAGACACTTGTGAAGACTCAAGAAGAGGTCATTagacaaataaatgaaatgagGTAAATGGTTTCAAAATACTAAAGCTATGTTCTGatttgcagtgttttccagCTCTTAAATCCTAATTATTACTTCAGTAGCAGAGACAAACTTGAAATTTCTTTGTGTCAGTTCCTTAGTAAGTATTCTCTGCATACATTTAATTTCTCTAAT encodes the following:
- the LOC139790136 gene encoding protein ERGIC-53-like — its product is MAARWQRGGLALALLGGALLAWGRLPIALGQAAGAAEGSAAAQPHRRFEYKYSFKGPHLVQADGTVPFWVHTGNAIPSADQIRITTSLKSQRGSVWTKNKSIFEYWEVEVTFRVTGRGRIGADGLAIWFTEEQGLEGPVFGAADKWNGVGIFFDSFDNDGKKNNPGVIVVGNNGKLLYDHQNDGSTQALASCQRDFRNKPYPVRVKITYYQKTLTVLINNGFTPDKEDYEFCAKVEEMVLPSHGYFGISAATGGLADDHDVLSFLTFQLTEPGKEVPTPDAEIPQKDKEKYQEEFEHFQQELDKKKEEFQKEHPDVQGQPADDLFETVSDRELRQIFEGQNRIHLEIKQLNRQLDMILDEQRKYVSAVTDEIAKRGAGFPGQHGQVTQQGTETLVKTQEEVIRQINEMRNSMADTLRLITGVQHPGSAAGVYETTQHFNDIKEHLHVVKRDIEHLVQRNTASSEKPKCPDLPPFPSCLSTVHFFIFVVVQTVLFIGYIMYRTQQEAAAKKFF